A single window of Flavobacteriales bacterium DNA harbors:
- a CDS encoding EI24 domain-containing protein: MSFTTQVLLGFRSYAEAHQFIRNHRLWGYLLVPGIINLILFAVFAWTAWQWSAAMLDTFWAWANLDSWGWAGWLKGSLVFLTGFVLRAALLMIYLSIYKYMVLILLSPLLALLSEKCDEILTERSYPFSMSRLMSDAWRGALLAIRNLLVEALITLALYLGGMIPFVGMAAPVLLLLTEAYFYGFSMIDYSLERKRLNRKESIDYVRRYRPLAIANGLGFHALYLIPVVGWMIAPTYSVVAATLAIHQIPNSDGKT; the protein is encoded by the coding sequence ATGTCCTTCACCACCCAGGTACTGCTGGGCTTTCGCAGCTATGCAGAGGCCCATCAATTCATCCGCAACCATAGGCTGTGGGGCTACCTGCTGGTACCCGGAATCATCAACCTTATCTTGTTCGCGGTATTCGCGTGGACAGCGTGGCAATGGTCGGCTGCCATGCTGGATACCTTTTGGGCCTGGGCCAATCTGGACAGCTGGGGCTGGGCCGGATGGCTGAAAGGTTCCCTGGTGTTCCTTACGGGGTTTGTACTGAGGGCAGCCTTACTGATGATCTACCTCAGCATTTACAAATACATGGTACTGATCTTGCTTTCCCCTTTGCTGGCACTGTTATCGGAGAAATGTGATGAGATCCTGACGGAACGCTCCTATCCCTTCAGCATGAGCCGGTTGATGTCGGATGCATGGAGGGGCGCCCTGCTCGCCATCAGGAACCTGCTGGTGGAAGCGCTGATCACACTGGCACTGTATCTCGGGGGGATGATTCCTTTTGTGGGCATGGCAGCCCCGGTGCTTCTCTTGCTGACCGAAGCCTACTTTTACGGCTTTTCCATGATCGACTATTCGTTGGAACGAAAGCGCTTGAATCGCAAAGAAAGCATTGATTATGTAAGAAGATACAGACCCCTGGCCATTGCCAACGGGCTTGGGTTTCACGCCCTGTACCTCATTCCTGTGGTGGGCTGGATGATTGCTCCCACCTACAGTGTGGTTGCAGCCACCCTGGCCATCCACCAAATCCCGAATTCAGATGGAAAAACATAA
- a CDS encoding menaquinone biosynthesis protein: protein MEKHNGPLQVSAVSFGNTRPFIYGMEHMGVMDRHRVSLDIPSECARKLISGEANVGLVPVAAINSIPNARIITGYGIGGYGPVDSVMLFSQVPLEEIRSVLLDYHSLSSIRLVKVLAAMHWKKNWQWAPASQGYEELIHGEMAGVVIGDRAFTLNERYAYRYDLSEAWFELTGLPFLFAAWVSNTDLPDAYIEELNEAFAFGTSHLENSVAQASHPYLDAAGFVNYLQKIRYERNENMMKGFRQFNEYISMLEPQFNLEIRPNN, encoded by the coding sequence ATGGAAAAACATAACGGTCCGTTGCAGGTATCAGCGGTTTCATTCGGCAACACGCGGCCCTTCATTTACGGCATGGAGCATATGGGGGTCATGGACCGTCACCGGGTTTCTCTGGATATTCCTTCCGAATGTGCCAGGAAACTGATTTCCGGAGAGGCCAATGTAGGACTCGTACCCGTTGCCGCCATTAACAGCATACCCAACGCCCGCATCATCACCGGGTACGGGATCGGCGGCTACGGACCTGTTGATTCCGTGATGCTTTTCAGCCAGGTACCGTTGGAAGAAATCCGCAGCGTTCTGCTCGACTACCATTCCCTTTCATCCATCCGATTGGTAAAGGTTCTGGCTGCCATGCATTGGAAAAAGAACTGGCAGTGGGCGCCCGCATCGCAGGGATATGAAGAGCTGATCCATGGCGAAATGGCCGGTGTGGTGATCGGTGATCGTGCTTTTACCTTGAACGAGCGCTACGCATACCGGTATGATTTGTCAGAGGCCTGGTTCGAACTAACGGGCCTCCCCTTCCTGTTTGCTGCGTGGGTTTCCAATACCGACCTGCCCGATGCATACATCGAAGAACTGAATGAAGCCTTCGCCTTCGGAACCAGCCACCTGGAGAACAGCGTAGCACAGGCATCCCATCCATACCTTGACGCCGCTGGCTTTGTCAATTACCTTCAAAAAATACGTTACGAACGGAATGAAAACATGATGAAAGGGTTCCGGCAATTCAACGAGTATATAAGCATGCTGGAACCTCAATTCAACCTGGAGATCAGGCCAAACAATTGA
- a CDS encoding PD40 domain-containing protein, with protein sequence MKKSFPLLALLVISVARFSPAYAHDGEHPVSPPLLDGFHLYGGVGLLHNYGEIKEHRLIPVRRHMNENMPGFTFSLQKNLTRAVSLKGMLLFGQLQGTKRELTLVSDVVTRGAYFHSHVSEATLGVHLDFERLFMPWVLDPFRKWRFMGYTTIGFTRFQSQIYSLKTKEAVKNLQKGIANTGKTTEVVVPVGLQAGYRIGNNFEANIEFSLRFMGTDKLDGWIEPSSHNDKYSFVGLGLTYSFGPKKNLVNKEAEKVSHNFSVQDIMKMWKAQKAFKEKNYVVGLALYQELYKNNQNNAFLNYRIGLSHLNLKNSQESISFLRRAHQLDPYVDPEIHLKMGQAFHQEGELDSAMTQYQLYRQLINPDKLDENIVNTYISQVWYAREQMAKPVDVTIRNLSDKINTQYPEYSPSVTADGKTLIFTSRRPNTTGKSIDINDHGYYEDIYISHFNDSTHAWNQAEGIKGALNTDYHDAALSISPDGHDIYVYKNTPNRTRSGDIFVSHKGETGRWSAPENLGKDINSSYFETAASVTPDGKTLYFVSERKNGYGRGDIYKSYRDENNVRHVENLGPVINTSEDEISVYIHPDGKTLYFSSRGHKGMGGYDIFRSVYENGQWSEPENLGYPINTTDDNVHFILTTDGKKAYYASVEKDGLGDNDIYEIDMSRYVLPSQMNNQVKPEKVELAILEGQVKDSQTGKPVNAEMVIVDEETGEKVASFQAGQNGMYFMTLVANKPYRISLNHELYLEKKTEISTEVPEDTVMTFVSDFMLERKEKLPDDVTPELFEVKNIQFKFEKGSSKLVIIDSSVAELNKLIDYMKRVKSFTIEISGHTDNSGSPEFNYKLSKERAQVVGDYFSKNGIEKGRILVQGFGADKPVADNQTEEGRSKNRRVEVRIVE encoded by the coding sequence GTGAAAAAAAGCTTCCCACTCCTTGCTTTACTGGTCATTTCAGTGGCCCGCTTCTCCCCGGCATACGCTCATGACGGGGAACATCCTGTAAGTCCGCCCCTGCTGGATGGCTTTCATCTTTACGGCGGGGTTGGCTTGCTGCACAACTACGGGGAAATCAAGGAACACCGTCTGATTCCGGTGCGGCGACACATGAATGAAAACATGCCGGGCTTTACTTTTTCGCTTCAAAAAAACCTGACGCGGGCGGTTTCTTTAAAAGGCATGCTGTTGTTCGGGCAGTTGCAAGGCACCAAAAGGGAACTGACCCTGGTAAGCGATGTGGTGACCCGGGGAGCCTATTTTCACAGCCACGTTTCCGAAGCAACGTTGGGTGTTCACCTCGACTTCGAGCGATTGTTCATGCCCTGGGTGTTGGATCCGTTCCGCAAATGGCGGTTCATGGGATACACCACCATCGGTTTCACCCGGTTCCAGAGCCAGATCTATTCCCTGAAAACCAAGGAGGCGGTCAAGAACCTGCAAAAGGGAATTGCCAACACCGGAAAAACAACAGAAGTGGTTGTCCCCGTTGGACTCCAGGCAGGATACCGCATCGGGAACAACTTCGAAGCCAACATTGAATTCTCCCTGCGCTTCATGGGTACCGACAAACTTGATGGATGGATTGAACCCAGCAGCCATAACGACAAGTACTCGTTCGTAGGACTCGGCCTCACCTATTCATTCGGGCCGAAGAAAAACCTGGTGAACAAAGAGGCCGAAAAAGTCAGCCATAACTTCTCCGTACAGGACATCATGAAGATGTGGAAAGCCCAGAAGGCGTTCAAGGAAAAGAACTATGTGGTGGGGCTCGCCCTTTACCAGGAATTGTACAAGAACAACCAGAACAATGCTTTCCTGAACTACCGGATCGGGCTCTCTCACCTGAACCTCAAAAACTCCCAGGAATCCATCTCATTTCTGCGCAGGGCCCACCAATTAGACCCTTACGTGGATCCTGAGATCCACCTGAAAATGGGCCAGGCTTTTCATCAGGAAGGTGAACTGGACAGCGCCATGACGCAATACCAACTTTATCGTCAGCTGATAAATCCCGACAAACTGGATGAAAACATCGTGAATACGTACATCAGCCAGGTATGGTATGCAAGGGAACAAATGGCCAAACCCGTTGATGTAACGATCCGAAACCTCAGCGACAAGATCAACACACAGTACCCGGAGTACTCTCCCTCTGTAACAGCTGATGGAAAAACGCTGATCTTCACCAGCCGGAGACCCAATACCACAGGGAAATCCATCGACATCAACGACCACGGTTATTACGAAGACATTTACATTTCCCACTTCAATGACAGCACACATGCATGGAACCAGGCGGAAGGCATCAAAGGTGCCCTGAACACCGACTACCATGACGCCGCCCTGAGCATCTCACCCGATGGCCATGACATTTACGTGTATAAGAACACGCCCAACCGCACACGCAGCGGCGACATCTTCGTATCACACAAAGGGGAAACAGGCAGGTGGTCGGCCCCGGAAAATCTAGGAAAAGACATCAACTCATCTTATTTTGAAACCGCTGCCAGCGTAACACCCGACGGAAAAACGCTGTACTTTGTCAGTGAAAGGAAAAACGGTTACGGTCGCGGTGATATCTACAAGAGTTACCGGGATGAGAACAACGTACGCCACGTAGAGAATCTGGGACCTGTGATCAATACCTCGGAAGACGAGATCTCCGTCTACATCCACCCTGACGGCAAGACCCTTTACTTCTCATCACGCGGGCACAAAGGTATGGGGGGCTACGACATCTTCCGGTCCGTGTATGAGAACGGTCAGTGGTCAGAGCCCGAGAACCTGGGATATCCGATCAACACCACCGACGACAACGTGCATTTCATTCTCACCACCGACGGAAAGAAAGCGTACTACGCCAGCGTGGAGAAAGACGGTCTGGGAGACAATGACATTTACGAAATCGACATGTCACGCTATGTGTTGCCGAGCCAGATGAACAACCAGGTGAAACCTGAAAAGGTGGAACTTGCCATCCTGGAAGGACAGGTCAAAGACAGCCAAACCGGCAAACCGGTGAACGCGGAAATGGTTATCGTCGACGAGGAAACGGGCGAGAAGGTGGCTTCTTTCCAGGCCGGGCAGAACGGCATGTACTTCATGACACTGGTGGCCAACAAACCCTATAGGATCTCCCTCAACCACGAACTCTACCTGGAAAAGAAAACGGAGATATCAACCGAAGTCCCCGAAGATACCGTAATGACCTTTGTCAGCGACTTCATGCTGGAAAGGAAGGAAAAACTTCCGGATGATGTGACACCCGAACTGTTTGAGGTGAAGAACATCCAGTTCAAGTTTGAGAAGGGCAGTTCAAAACTGGTGATCATTGACAGTTCGGTTGCGGAACTGAACAAACTGATCGATTACATGAAACGGGTGAAAAGCTTCACCATAGAGATCAGTGGGCATACCGACAACAGCGGAAGCCCGGAGTTCAACTACAAACTCTCAAAGGAAAGAGCACAGGTGGTGGGTGATTACTTCTCCAAAAACGGCATTGAAAAAGGCAGGATATTGGTGCAGGGATTTGGTGCCGACAAGCCGGTTGCAGACAACCAAACGGAAGAAGGAAGATCCAAAAACCGGCGTGTGGAAGTCCGTATCGTGGAGTAA